Proteins from a single region of Syntrophales bacterium:
- a CDS encoding ribonuclease D → MENRWTFVDNPANLKIAEKKITAADIVAVDTEYDSFRYFFDKLCLLQVQTGAETWLIDQMAGLDMAFLGKVLDNPDVLKIFHAGDNDIRILKRDYSFSFRNIFDTHRAASLLGVRQLALSRLLESYLGVTLEKKMQRSRWDLRPLSIDQLNYAALDTVYLPPLYLKLKAELGEKGLEREAERVFAGVTEVVWRPRDIDQSGHRKLPGYRQLTPAQKERLRLLYSWRFDKAQKTDRACFMLLSDQQLVSLARVDEVSAAKIVGPGLLSSAGAQRFGSEIIDILIQ, encoded by the coding sequence ATGGAAAACAGATGGACTTTTGTAGATAACCCGGCAAACCTTAAAATCGCCGAAAAAAAAATTACTGCCGCCGACATTGTCGCCGTCGATACGGAGTATGACTCCTTCCGCTATTTTTTCGACAAATTATGCCTGCTTCAGGTTCAGACCGGCGCAGAAACCTGGCTCATCGACCAGATGGCCGGTCTCGATATGGCATTTCTGGGAAAAGTTTTGGACAATCCGGACGTTTTGAAGATCTTTCACGCCGGGGATAACGATATCCGAATTCTCAAACGCGATTACTCATTCTCCTTCCGCAACATTTTTGACACCCATCGCGCCGCCTCCCTGCTGGGGGTGCGTCAGCTTGCCCTTTCCCGTCTGCTGGAGAGCTATCTGGGCGTTACTCTTGAAAAAAAAATGCAACGCTCCCGGTGGGATCTACGGCCCTTGAGTATTGATCAATTGAATTACGCCGCGCTCGATACGGTTTATCTGCCTCCCCTTTATCTCAAACTGAAGGCGGAACTGGGCGAAAAAGGGCTGGAAAGAGAGGCGGAACGGGTTTTTGCCGGGGTAACTGAAGTCGTCTGGAGGCCAAGGGATATCGATCAGAGCGGTCACCGCAAGCTCCCCGGCTATCGGCAGCTTACCCCCGCCCAGAAGGAGAGGCTCCGGTTATTGTACAGTTGGCGCTTCGACAAGGCGCAAAAGACCGATCGCGCCTGCTTCATGCTTTTGTCGGATCAGCAGCTTGTCTCCCTGGCCCGCGTTGACGAAGTCTCGGCGGCGAAAATAGTCGGGCCGGGGCTGCTCTCGTCAGCGGGTGCGCAACGCTTCGGTTCGGAGATAATTGATATCCTGATTCAGTAA
- the truA gene encoding tRNA pseudouridine(38-40) synthase TruA: MKEKNASPRPKRTGQSFCCKYKLTLEYDGTGYRGWQTQKNARSVQGTLIEAASQLFGQGVEIQGAGRTDAGVHALAQVAHLEAPRRIPPQKMLFELNELLPASINILKVEEVADKFHARHTAQARSYIYLLSGRRTAFMKRYVWWVKDVLDMGKVQATMEKFHGFHDFSSFADKRIDKNLSTEVQIERLELNSWGDMIVFRIVGSHFLWKMVRRVVGIMVEAGRGNISPAEVEKLLNSHSDLPAHYTAPPSGLFLEKVIYPGDVLAPLALPSLLSSESR; encoded by the coding sequence ATGAAAGAGAAAAATGCGTCGCCGCGCCCGAAAAGAACGGGCCAGTCTTTTTGCTGCAAGTACAAGCTTACCCTGGAGTATGACGGAACCGGCTACCGCGGCTGGCAAACGCAGAAAAACGCCCGGAGCGTGCAGGGAACCCTGATCGAGGCAGCGTCGCAACTTTTCGGCCAGGGGGTGGAGATTCAGGGGGCCGGACGCACCGATGCCGGTGTGCACGCGCTGGCCCAGGTTGCCCACCTTGAAGCCCCGCGCCGGATTCCGCCGCAAAAGATGCTTTTCGAACTGAACGAACTGCTCCCCGCCTCGATCAACATTCTCAAGGTCGAGGAGGTCGCGGACAAATTTCACGCCCGGCACACGGCGCAGGCCAGAAGTTATATCTACCTGCTGTCCGGTCGTCGCACCGCCTTTATGAAGCGTTATGTCTGGTGGGTAAAAGATGTGCTGGATATGGGAAAAGTGCAGGCGACAATGGAAAAATTCCACGGATTCCACGATTTTTCCTCATTCGCCGATAAAAGGATCGATAAAAATCTCTCGACGGAGGTGCAGATTGAGCGGCTGGAGTTGAACAGTTGGGGGGACATGATCGTCTTTCGCATCGTAGGTTCCCATTTTTTGTGGAAAATGGTGCGGAGAGTCGTCGGGATTATGGTCGAGGCGGGGCGGGGAAATATCTCCCCCGCTGAAGTGGAGAAGTTGCTGAATAGCCATTCCGATCTCCCGGCGCACTACACAGCGCCGCCCTCCGGTCTTTTCCTGGAAAAGGTGATCTATCCGGGAGACGTGCTTGCGCCTCTGGCGCTGCCTTCTCTTCTGTCCTCTGAAAGCCGGTAG
- a CDS encoding SH3 domain-containing protein: protein MAAKIKRLLHLFALPVITSVMMIFLLTLAQLAAPSSILAQRTIRDLSALSQNPLSYIEAATADQWLLPPEEQARLNREANLTFFNPWRRQQPRHPRETAMWGVRKYENNSGYGSDGRLRSPNWIRSIIKNVPVERYPQGLFPAITLRQTDSRMLPTIERHSNYSTPGIKNSFDNFQQSYIPAGTPVFITLISRDKKWFLAETDHLVGWVQADAIAPVTPAFMTSWENGTYVTIVRDKTPVSVGGRTLFFAPLGAVFPKVGGNGENMRIGIPQRGADGMASLSEGSIPAGAATEKPLPFTARNVARLAGELVGGKYGWGGFQGRRDCSATTRDLFAPFGILLPRNSIDQAGAGRFVSLLGLAPEKKEALITQQGVPWRTLLWTPGHIMLYIGTYRGKPMIFHNFWKVGTKGANGVKGRIIVGKTVITTLHPGRELPDRDLPDADILFGLQGMIFLGEKNQQLLPVPPLK, encoded by the coding sequence ATGGCTGCTAAAATAAAGAGACTCCTGCATCTCTTCGCGTTGCCTGTAATCACTTCAGTCATGATGATTTTCCTTTTGACGCTGGCGCAACTGGCAGCGCCGTCAAGCATTCTGGCGCAGCGAACGATCCGCGATCTTTCCGCCCTCAGTCAGAATCCGCTTTCCTACATAGAAGCCGCCACCGCCGATCAATGGCTGCTGCCGCCGGAAGAGCAGGCGCGCCTGAACAGGGAAGCAAACCTTACGTTTTTTAACCCGTGGCGTCGTCAGCAACCGCGCCATCCTCGGGAAACGGCAATGTGGGGGGTGCGAAAATATGAAAATAATTCTGGTTATGGAAGCGACGGACGGCTCCGCAGCCCAAACTGGATAAGATCAATCATTAAAAATGTTCCCGTCGAACGCTATCCGCAAGGGCTGTTTCCTGCAATAACGTTAAGGCAAACCGATTCCCGAATGCTTCCAACCATAGAGCGCCATTCGAATTATTCGACGCCGGGGATAAAAAACTCATTCGACAACTTTCAGCAGTCCTATATCCCGGCGGGGACTCCTGTTTTTATCACGTTAATCAGCCGGGATAAAAAATGGTTTCTTGCGGAGACCGACCACCTTGTCGGCTGGGTTCAGGCCGATGCGATCGCTCCCGTGACGCCCGCTTTTATGACGTCCTGGGAAAATGGAACCTATGTAACCATCGTGCGGGACAAGACGCCGGTTTCAGTCGGCGGGCGCACCCTGTTTTTCGCGCCGCTGGGGGCCGTTTTCCCCAAAGTCGGGGGCAATGGCGAAAACATGCGCATCGGAATTCCGCAAAGAGGCGCCGATGGCATGGCCTCGTTATCCGAAGGAAGCATCCCGGCCGGCGCGGCGACCGAAAAGCCGCTTCCTTTCACCGCCCGTAATGTCGCGCGCCTTGCCGGCGAACTCGTCGGCGGAAAATACGGCTGGGGGGGATTCCAGGGCAGGCGGGACTGTTCCGCAACAACCAGGGACCTGTTCGCCCCTTTCGGCATCCTGCTGCCGCGCAACTCTATTGACCAGGCCGGCGCCGGGAGGTTCGTGTCGCTTCTTGGGCTTGCTCCTGAAAAAAAAGAGGCGCTCATCACCCAGCAAGGCGTCCCTTGGCGGACGTTGCTCTGGACGCCGGGGCATATCATGCTGTATATTGGAACGTACCGGGGAAAACCTATGATATTCCACAATTTCTGGAAAGTAGGAACAAAAGGGGCCAATGGCGTAAAGGGCCGGATTATCGTGGGAAAAACGGTCATTACGACGCTTCACCCCGGCAGGGAACTTCCCGACCGGGACCTGCCCGACGCCGACATCCTGTTTGGCCTGCAGGGGATGATCTTTCTCGGGGAGAAGAATCAGCAACTGTTGCCGGTGCCGCCGCTGAAATAA
- a CDS encoding DsrE family protein: MATKMFALITSDNREVALEAGLVYPLNAAKRKWLDEVKVIFFGPSEKLAAYDYEVQKMIKDIQDVGVEVLACRWCAERMNIVAPLEAAGLNVVYVGSVISDLIKDDWAQLTF, from the coding sequence ATGGCAACAAAAATGTTTGCACTCATAACCAGCGACAACCGGGAAGTAGCGCTCGAAGCCGGCTTGGTCTATCCCCTGAACGCCGCAAAGCGCAAGTGGCTTGATGAAGTAAAGGTCATCTTCTTCGGCCCCTCGGAAAAACTGGCCGCCTACGACTATGAGGTTCAGAAAATGATCAAGGATATTCAGGATGTCGGCGTTGAGGTGCTGGCATGCAGGTGGTGCGCCGAACGGATGAACATCGTTGCCCCCCTCGAAGCCGCGGGTTTGAATGTAGTTTATGTCGGTTCAGTGATTTCCGATCTCATCAAGGATGACTGGGCGCAACTCACGTTTTGA
- a CDS encoding RNA methyltransferase, with product MQAGIPRPSQAQLRGWKKLTLEKYRRQERAFLAEGEKIVGELLKSERPVNGILICGEIAGGLYPDIFAGIPDGTPVYGLTKREWGTLSQDKSPEGVMAIAAVPGSLPADGTAAESHLAEVLEKVPGPLLLLYQVSNPNNLGALFRTACWFGFSTIILSRNSCEVFNPKVVRASMGSIFQLNIIEGADFEEVIANISGRFSIVGSDVRQGVAPHPCGRKTALLLGSESHGLPEALLNLTNEAWKISGAGEGESLSLPQAGAIMMYECARGNFDQKTN from the coding sequence ATGCAAGCAGGCATACCCAGGCCGTCTCAAGCGCAACTGAGGGGCTGGAAAAAGCTGACTCTGGAGAAATATCGTCGTCAGGAAAGGGCTTTTCTGGCCGAGGGCGAGAAGATCGTCGGGGAACTGCTGAAGAGCGAAAGGCCGGTAAACGGGATTCTGATTTGCGGGGAAATTGCCGGAGGCCTTTATCCGGATATTTTCGCCGGGATTCCGGACGGGACGCCTGTTTACGGACTGACGAAGCGTGAATGGGGGACGCTCAGCCAGGACAAGTCGCCGGAAGGGGTGATGGCGATAGCCGCAGTGCCGGGGTCGCTTCCAGCAGACGGCACTGCCGCGGAGTCACACCTTGCCGAAGTGCTGGAAAAAGTCCCCGGGCCGCTTCTGCTGCTTTATCAGGTGAGCAACCCCAACAATCTGGGGGCGCTTTTCCGCACCGCCTGCTGGTTCGGCTTCTCCACAATCATTCTCAGCCGAAATTCCTGCGAGGTTTTCAACCCGAAGGTCGTACGCGCCTCGATGGGAAGCATCTTCCAGCTAAATATTATTGAAGGTGCTGATTTCGAAGAGGTTATCGCAAATATATCGGGGCGCTTTTCGATTGTCGGAAGCGATGTCCGCCAGGGCGTTGCCCCCCATCCCTGCGGCCGCAAAACGGCGCTGCTCCTCGGCAGCGAGAGTCACGGTCTGCCGGAGGCGCTCCTCAATCTGACAAACGAAGCATGGAAAATTTCCGGCGCGGGAGAGGGGGAGTCACTGAGCCTCCCCCAGGCGGGGGCGATCATGATGTACGAGTGCGCCCGGGGCAACTTTGACCAAAAGACAAACTGA
- the msrA gene encoding peptide-methionine (S)-S-oxide reductase MsrA — MMKKRFICLLLFGMVLGCNQPEVNVQKPAGESREGAKNMQKSSEVVETATFAGGCFWCVEADFEKIPGVLGAVSGYTGGKAENPSYQEVSSGRTGHVEAVQVRYDPARVTFAQLLDVFWSHIDPTDAGGQFVDRGSQYASAIFYHDDKQRQSALQSKEELQKAGRFKSPIVTEIKKFERFYEAEDYHQNYCKINPLRYDNYRLGSGRDQFLKKVWGRADTGINYAAAPAGQKADRELLKKKLTPLQYDVTQNNGTEPSFRNEYWNNKKAGIYVDIVSGEPLFSSLDKFDSGTGWPSFNRSLEPGSITEKNDGRFSMQRTEVRSKNGDSHLGHLFSDGPQPTGIRYCINSAALRFIPKEDMEKAGYGRYLKIFEKK, encoded by the coding sequence ATGATGAAAAAGCGGTTCATTTGCCTGCTTTTATTTGGTATGGTGCTGGGGTGCAATCAACCGGAGGTTAATGTCCAAAAACCGGCAGGAGAAAGCCGGGAGGGCGCAAAAAATATGCAGAAAAGTTCTGAAGTTGTCGAAACAGCTACCTTTGCGGGGGGATGTTTCTGGTGTGTGGAAGCAGATTTCGAAAAAATACCCGGGGTGCTCGGCGCAGTATCCGGTTATACGGGGGGAAAGGCGGAAAATCCCTCTTATCAAGAGGTATCTTCCGGGAGAACCGGTCATGTCGAAGCCGTTCAGGTGCGGTATGACCCGGCAAGGGTTACATTCGCGCAGCTTCTTGATGTCTTCTGGAGTCATATTGATCCGACCGATGCCGGCGGACAGTTTGTCGATCGCGGTTCCCAGTATGCAAGCGCGATTTTCTATCACGATGATAAACAGCGGCAAAGCGCGTTGCAGTCTAAAGAAGAGCTGCAGAAAGCGGGCCGTTTTAAATCACCCATTGTAACGGAGATCAAAAAATTTGAGCGCTTTTATGAAGCGGAGGACTACCATCAGAATTACTGCAAAATTAACCCCTTGCGGTATGATAATTACCGGTTGGGTTCAGGCCGCGATCAGTTCCTGAAAAAGGTGTGGGGGAGAGCTGATACAGGCATCAATTATGCGGCTGCTCCCGCCGGTCAAAAAGCGGATAGGGAGCTGTTGAAGAAAAAGCTGACGCCCCTGCAGTACGATGTAACTCAGAACAACGGCACGGAGCCGTCTTTTCGCAACGAATACTGGAACAACAAAAAGGCGGGCATTTATGTGGATATTGTCTCGGGGGAGCCGCTCTTTTCTTCGCTCGACAAATTCGACTCGGGGACGGGATGGCCAAGCTTTAACCGGTCGCTGGAGCCCGGCAGCATAACGGAAAAAAATGACGGCAGATTTTCCATGCAGCGCACCGAAGTCAGGAGTAAAAATGGGGATTCCCACCTCGGTCACCTCTTTTCCGACGGCCCTCAGCCCACGGGAATTCGCTACTGCATAAACTCTGCGGCGTTGCGCTTTATCCCCAAAGAGGATATGGAAAAAGCGGGTTATGGCCGGTATCTCAAAATATTTGAGAAAAAATAA
- a CDS encoding enoyl-CoA hydratase/isomerase family protein: protein MNYEYIEAVLQDGLGSITLNRPPVNVLNIAMMKEINEVLDSWRGQKDLKVVLFQAKGKCFSAGVDVGEHMGDLAPKMIDAFHGMFRRMEKIDVPTVASVYGSCLGGGCEMAIFCDLVIAADDAKFGQPEIQVGVFPPIAAQIMPRIIGQKAAMELILSGKTISAGEARDLGLINQVVGRDGLETATAAFLKPYLRLSAEVLRLTKKAVKAGLMDPLEPSLQTIEAIYLQELLKTADAQEGLVAFLEKRKPQWRNE, encoded by the coding sequence ATGAACTACGAGTACATTGAAGCGGTTCTCCAGGATGGCCTTGGGAGCATAACCCTCAATCGGCCACCGGTGAACGTCCTGAATATCGCCATGATGAAGGAAATAAATGAAGTGCTGGATTCATGGAGAGGCCAGAAGGATTTGAAGGTAGTTCTGTTCCAGGCAAAAGGCAAATGCTTTTCCGCCGGAGTGGATGTAGGGGAACACATGGGCGATCTGGCGCCGAAGATGATCGACGCCTTTCACGGCATGTTCCGCCGGATGGAGAAAATTGACGTTCCAACCGTGGCCTCGGTTTACGGCTCCTGTCTGGGAGGCGGCTGCGAGATGGCCATCTTCTGTGATCTGGTTATTGCCGCGGATGATGCCAAGTTCGGCCAGCCGGAGATCCAGGTCGGGGTCTTTCCCCCGATTGCCGCCCAGATCATGCCGCGCATCATCGGGCAGAAGGCAGCGATGGAGCTGATCCTCTCCGGAAAAACCATCTCGGCCGGGGAGGCCAGGGATCTGGGGCTGATCAACCAGGTGGTGGGGCGAGACGGGCTGGAAACGGCAACCGCGGCCTTTTTGAAGCCCTATCTGAGGCTGAGCGCCGAGGTGCTCCGCTTGACAAAAAAGGCGGTTAAAGCAGGGCTTATGGACCCACTGGAACCCTCTTTGCAAACCATCGAAGCTATCTATCTGCAGGAACTCCTGAAGACGGCGGATGCCCAGGAGGGCCTTGTCGCCTTTCTCGAAAAGAGAAAACCGCAGTGGCGCAATGAATAA
- the oah gene encoding 6-oxocyclohex-1-ene-1-carbonyl-CoA hydratase, translating to MTLKGLEWLPREDGIKDHALHTDKHWGTEAPCTVYEKRPLTDPTGKVVDGLFTAWIRLNNPKQFNSYTTEMVKGVIAGFENASLDRSVVAVVFTGTGPYAFCTGGNTKEYSEYYSMRPDEYGQYMELFNHMVDSILFCKKPVICRVNGMRVAGGQEIGMACDLAVSSDLAIYGQAGPRHGSAPVGGASDFLPWYLGIEDAMWNCVSCEMWSAYKMKAKNLISKIVPVLKVEGKWVRNPQIITDVYVQDGEIVYGENKTGEEAKAAREFVKLHQPNADFELLDKEVDKMVWTFANLFPGCLMESIDSVRQKKKFFWDTMKNAHRHWLAANMGGEAFLGFGAFNSKKITGKDTIDFIKFRQDIVEGKAWDMETFSEVLGKPIK from the coding sequence ATGACATTAAAGGGTTTGGAATGGCTGCCGCGGGAAGACGGCATCAAGGATCACGCGTTGCATACGGACAAGCATTGGGGAACGGAAGCGCCCTGTACGGTCTATGAGAAAAGGCCCCTTACCGATCCCACGGGGAAGGTCGTCGATGGCCTCTTTACCGCGTGGATTCGCCTCAACAACCCCAAACAGTTCAATTCCTACACGACAGAAATGGTCAAAGGGGTTATTGCCGGTTTTGAAAATGCGTCGTTAGACAGAAGCGTTGTGGCTGTGGTCTTCACGGGCACGGGCCCTTACGCGTTTTGCACTGGCGGCAACACCAAGGAGTATAGCGAGTATTACAGCATGAGGCCCGACGAGTACGGGCAGTACATGGAACTCTTCAACCACATGGTTGATTCCATCCTCTTCTGCAAGAAGCCGGTTATCTGCCGGGTGAACGGCATGCGGGTGGCCGGAGGTCAGGAGATCGGCATGGCGTGCGACCTTGCCGTATCCTCGGATCTGGCGATCTACGGTCAGGCGGGTCCGCGACATGGCTCCGCCCCGGTCGGCGGCGCCTCGGACTTTCTGCCCTGGTACCTCGGCATCGAAGACGCCATGTGGAACTGCGTCTCCTGTGAGATGTGGTCGGCCTACAAGATGAAGGCGAAGAATCTGATCAGCAAGATTGTTCCCGTACTGAAGGTGGAGGGGAAATGGGTGCGCAATCCCCAGATCATCACGGATGTTTACGTTCAGGACGGCGAGATCGTTTACGGCGAAAACAAGACCGGCGAAGAGGCCAAGGCTGCCCGTGAATTTGTCAAACTGCATCAGCCCAATGCCGATTTCGAACTCCTCGATAAGGAGGTTGACAAGATGGTCTGGACGTTCGCCAATTTGTTCCCCGGCTGCTTGATGGAGTCGATTGACAGCGTTCGCCAGAAGAAAAAATTCTTCTGGGATACCATGAAAAATGCCCATCGCCACTGGCTGGCTGCCAACATGGGCGGCGAGGCCTTCCTCGGCTTCGGGGCCTTCAACTCGAAGAAGATCACCGGCAAGGATACCATTGATTTCATCAAGTTCCGTCAGGATATCGTCGAAGGCAAGGCGTGGGATATGGAAACATTCTCGGAAGTTCTCGGGAAGCCTATCAAATAA
- the had gene encoding 6-hydroxycyclohex-1-ene-1-carbonyl-CoA dehydrogenase: MAGVPDKIKTWQMVQPTVFNRETKETTPGKLQKTEIPVPELSPGEVLVEVAGCGVCHTDLGYFYDGVPTVSKPPLTLGHEISGTVVAGDAKWIGKEVIIPAVMPCRQCYLCKTGRGNRCLDQKMPGNSIGLYGGFSSHIPVPSVDLCEVKNRGNIPLSHLAVVADAATTPYQAAKRADLQPGDNVIVLGITGGVGQYVGQVAKALGAKTVIGIARNQEKLDKALKFGADFVINTTGKDTGAIVKEYRGLCKANGLPNTGWKIFEVTGAKAGQEIALALLSFTGKLLVVGYGVSSVEYNISRLMAFDAEIIGTWGCLPEYYPIVLDMILSGKVNIEEFVETRPMSAIEQTFAENHKTPPMKRIVLTPDF, from the coding sequence ATGGCAGGAGTACCCGATAAGATAAAGACTTGGCAGATGGTTCAGCCGACCGTCTTCAACAGGGAAACCAAAGAGACCACGCCTGGCAAACTGCAGAAGACGGAAATTCCGGTTCCGGAGCTGAGCCCAGGGGAGGTGCTGGTAGAGGTAGCTGGCTGCGGGGTGTGTCACACGGACTTGGGATATTTCTATGATGGCGTTCCCACTGTCTCCAAACCGCCGTTAACCCTGGGGCACGAGATCTCGGGAACAGTTGTTGCCGGGGATGCCAAATGGATCGGAAAAGAGGTTATTATCCCGGCGGTTATGCCCTGCCGGCAATGCTACCTCTGTAAAACGGGGCGGGGGAATCGGTGCCTGGATCAGAAGATGCCGGGAAACAGCATCGGCCTGTATGGAGGCTTTTCCAGTCACATCCCTGTGCCCAGCGTTGATCTGTGCGAGGTAAAGAACCGGGGGAACATTCCGTTGTCCCATCTTGCCGTTGTGGCCGATGCCGCCACCACGCCCTATCAGGCCGCCAAAAGGGCCGACCTGCAGCCGGGCGACAATGTTATAGTGCTCGGCATCACCGGGGGAGTAGGGCAGTATGTGGGGCAGGTCGCCAAGGCCCTGGGCGCCAAGACGGTCATCGGCATCGCCCGCAATCAGGAAAAACTGGATAAGGCGCTGAAATTCGGAGCGGACTTTGTCATCAACACAACGGGCAAGGACACCGGCGCCATCGTCAAAGAGTACCGGGGACTCTGCAAGGCAAACGGTCTTCCCAACACCGGCTGGAAGATCTTCGAGGTGACAGGCGCCAAGGCAGGACAGGAAATCGCGCTGGCCCTCTTGAGCTTTACGGGGAAATTGTTGGTAGTGGGATACGGCGTAAGCTCGGTGGAATACAACATCAGCCGGCTTATGGCCTTTGACGCAGAGATTATTGGAACCTGGGGATGTCTGCCTGAGTATTACCCGATCGTTCTGGACATGATCCTGAGCGGAAAGGTCAATATCGAGGAGTTTGTCGAGACGCGGCCGATGAGCGCAATCGAGCAGACATTTGCCGAGAATCATAAGACGCCGCCGATGAAACGGATTGTGCTGACCCCCGATTTCTGA
- a CDS encoding 3-oxoacyl-ACP reductase FabG gives MKLKDKIALVTGGSRGVGRSVALAYGKEGAKVVVNYTSNEKAAQEVVEAIAAMGSEAIAVKADVACKADVESLFAAGMERFGRLDILVNNAGFTRPALLLKMTEEQWDQVVDIHLKGAFLCTQAAANLMKGQNSGKIINVMSVAGLVGTVGQINYSAAKGGVLSMTKSIARELARYNICANVISLGIVATDMSEKIRTDEKLAEIYMNRILLKRFAEAGDIAPAFVFLASDDANYITGQLLCVDGGYGMI, from the coding sequence ATGAAACTCAAGGACAAGATCGCGCTGGTAACCGGAGGCAGCCGTGGAGTGGGCAGGTCGGTCGCCCTCGCCTACGGGAAGGAGGGGGCCAAGGTTGTAGTCAACTATACCTCCAATGAAAAGGCGGCTCAGGAGGTTGTGGAGGCCATCGCCGCGATGGGGAGCGAGGCCATTGCCGTTAAAGCGGATGTCGCCTGCAAGGCCGATGTGGAAAGCCTTTTTGCCGCGGGGATGGAGCGGTTCGGCAGGCTGGATATCCTGGTCAACAATGCGGGATTTACCAGGCCCGCCCTGCTGCTCAAGATGACGGAAGAGCAGTGGGATCAGGTGGTTGACATTCACCTGAAGGGCGCCTTCCTCTGCACTCAGGCCGCCGCCAATCTGATGAAAGGGCAAAACAGCGGGAAAATCATCAACGTCATGTCGGTTGCCGGCCTGGTGGGAACAGTCGGGCAAATCAACTACAGCGCCGCCAAGGGGGGCGTCCTGAGCATGACCAAATCCATTGCCCGGGAACTGGCCCGCTACAACATCTGCGCCAATGTCATCTCCCTCGGCATCGTAGCCACGGACATGTCCGAGAAGATTAGAACGGATGAAAAGCTGGCGGAGATCTACATGAACCGGATTTTGCTCAAACGCTTTGCCGAGGCCGGGGATATTGCCCCCGCTTTTGTATTTCTCGCCTCGGACGACGCCAATTACATTACCGGTCAGCTCCTCTGTGTCGATGGGGGTTACGGGATGATTTGA